The Sulfurovum sp. TSL1 genomic sequence TCTGAAGCCCATGACCTTGCCATTGCACTTCGATCAGGCGCACTGCTTGCACCTGTCTATGTGATGGAAAAACGTTCGGTGGGACCAAGTCTGGGGGCAGACAGTATTAAGGCAAGTTCTATTGCTTTGGTCTTAGGATTCATCCTGGTTGTCATTTTTATGGTCGTGTACTATGGTATGGCCGGGGTCATTGCAAATGTCGCATTGATAGGGAACCTCTTTTTGATACTCGCGATCATGTCACTCTTCGGTGCCACACTTACACTGCCAGGTATGGCGGGTATCGTTCTGACCGTCGGTATGGCAGTCGATGCGAACGTCATTATCTCTGAGCGTATCAGGGAACTGCTCCATGAAGGCAAGTCTATAGCTAAATCGATAGAGAACGGGTACAGTAATGCCTTTACTGCGATCTGGGATGCCAATGTGACCACACTGATCGCAGCCACAGTACTGTATGCGTATGGTACGGGTGCGATCAAAGGGTTCGCACTTACGATGAGTATCGGTATTATGGCATCGATGCTGACAGCGATTGTAGGAACACATGGTATTTACCAATGGATACTGCCAAAGATAGAGAAGAACAAACTGGGTCTCTGGTTTGGTATCAAGACTGAGGGAGCAAAATAATGGAAATTTTTAAATATAAAAAACCTCTCTCCTTGATGGACAAGAGTAAACGTTTTGGATTACTTTCGGTCACACTGCTGATACTATCATTGGGACTGATGATCGGAAAAGGATTTAACTACGGTATAGACTTTGCGGGTGGTACTCTCATACAGGTACAATACGAAGGCAAAGCGCCTATAGAAAAAGTACGGGAGGCGATCGATTCCGATGCATCCTATGAAGGTGCAACAGTGACTTTCTTCGGGAGCGAAGATGAAGTGGTCATCCGTACCAAAACAAGTTCAAAAGCCCTGGGTGTCGATGTCGGTGACCAGATCAGAGCACTGCTTCAAGGGACAGGTGACTTTGAAGTGAGACGTGTGGATATGGTGGGTGCCAAAGTGGGATCTGAACTACGTGAAAAGGGACTGATGGCGATGGTGCTTGCTATTATCGGTATCCTTATTTATGTCTCCTTTAGATTTGAATGGCGTTTTGCTGTGGCTTCTGTGATGGCGCTCATGCATGATGTCACCATAGCTATGGGTATGATCGTCTTGTTCAATGTTGAGGTAAACCTTGACATTCTTGCAGCACTGTTGACCATACTCGGGTATTCTCTGAACGATACGATCATTGTCTTTGACCGTATTCGTGAGGGTATCAGAACGATCAAAGACCCGGACCTTGGGGCTATCATTGATGAGTCTGTCACACGTACACTTTCCCGTACAACGTTGACATCACTCACAACCTTCTTTGTGGTTCTGACGCTCTATCTGTTTGGCGGAGAGATCATTAACGGGTTCAGCTTTACCCTGCTTGTAGGTGTGATCGTGGGTACCTACTCATCTATCTTTGTTGCATCACCTATCTTGATGTGGCTTGGTTTCTCTGTAGGCGGTTTCAGGGAAAAGGAAGCAGAAAAACTCAAAAGAGAAAAAGAGAAAGAAAAAATGCGTGCCATGTATGAAAATGGAACGCTGTAAGAAAATGATACACTATAGTTAAAGTTTAAGGAGTTTGGATGAATTGGGGTAAAGTTTTTTATATGTTTTTTACGTTGATGTCACTGACGACATCGGCAGCATTTTTGTATGATCACTCTATTGTAGCACTGTTTATAGCAGGTTCTGTGAATGTGATCTCTACACTGTTGAAGATAGGGGTAAGAAATCTTCTTTCCGCTGAGCTTTTGGCAGGTTCATTGGTTGCAGACCTACACCTTCTACCTGCATTTTTTGCTTTACAGTTCTATGGAAATGACGGGTTGGCAACAGGATTAGTGATCGGTGCGGTGATCGCGAACCTTTATACCATTTTTATCTCTATGATCGAGAGTGCAAAAGAGAAAGCAGATTTTTAAGCGTTGTTCGGTATCTTACCTACTATAGCAATTCCAAGGAATGAGACGTGATAAAGATGCCTACACTTCATGGAACAGACCCCGAAGCGAAACGAAAAGAGATCAAAGGTTATTTCCAAGGTTGTTATAGCCGATATGAATCTCTCTTTCGTATCGTTGTAGACAAAAATGCCTATTTTCAAAAAGCGGATCCACTTCGTCACCCTATCCTTTTTTACTATGGCCATACGGCTACATTTTTCATAAATAAACTAAACCTTGCCAAGATCATCGATGAACGTATCGATCCCGGACTCGAGTCACTTTTTGCCGTGGGTGTCGATGAAATGAGCTGGGATGATCTGAATGCAGCACATTATGATTGGCCTACGCTGGAAGAGACCCAGGCGTATCGTGATGCAGTGTATATGCAGGTCACCTCTCTTATCGACACACTTCCTTTAGAACTTCCTATCACGGAAGATTCACCCTGGTGGGTGATCCTGATGGGCATTGAGCATGAGAACATCCATCTTGAAACTTCTTCGGTACTGATACGTCAACTTCCATTGGAGTCCATAAGGGAAAACAGCGAATGGGAAGAGTGTGAAATGGTCTCTCCTGTACCCCAGAATGTACTTCTTGATGTACCTCAAGGGACAGTGATACTGGGAAAGAACAAAGATGCAAAACTTTTTGGCTGGGACAATGAATATGGAGAGCATCAGGCACATATACCGGCATTTAAAGCGGCCAAATATCTTACCTCCAATGCTGAATACTTAGAATTTGTAAAAGATGCCGGATACAGCAATGATCGGTTTTGGTGTGAAGAGGGAAAAGCATGGAAAGCCTATACCCGGGCAGCACATCCTATGTTTTGGCGTAAGTGTGAGGAGGGGTACAGACTTCGTACTTTGAGTAGAGAGATAGAACTTC encodes the following:
- the secF gene encoding protein translocase subunit SecF produces the protein MEIFKYKKPLSLMDKSKRFGLLSVTLLILSLGLMIGKGFNYGIDFAGGTLIQVQYEGKAPIEKVREAIDSDASYEGATVTFFGSEDEVVIRTKTSSKALGVDVGDQIRALLQGTGDFEVRRVDMVGAKVGSELREKGLMAMVLAIIGILIYVSFRFEWRFAVASVMALMHDVTIAMGMIVLFNVEVNLDILAALLTILGYSLNDTIIVFDRIREGIRTIKDPDLGAIIDESVTRTLSRTTLTSLTTFFVVLTLYLFGGEIINGFSFTLLVGVIVGTYSSIFVASPILMWLGFSVGGFREKEAEKLKREKEKEKMRAMYENGTL
- a CDS encoding DUF6394 family protein, whose amino-acid sequence is MNWGKVFYMFFTLMSLTTSAAFLYDHSIVALFIAGSVNVISTLLKIGVRNLLSAELLAGSLVADLHLLPAFFALQFYGNDGLATGLVIGAVIANLYTIFISMIESAKEKADF